A window of Hemibagrus wyckioides isolate EC202008001 linkage group LG03, SWU_Hwy_1.0, whole genome shotgun sequence contains these coding sequences:
- the si:dkey-196h17.9 gene encoding uncharacterized protein si:dkey-196h17.9, whose protein sequence is MPRFLKTLNHFKKKCQNRENESLVSQMNPESTEHAYENPEQNSLLMKTKDKFDEDPRMYDQETTPPILTDALSGARHIQELKDAAEQVKQWKNPNGITPYGNIGSGTYSQCRLKDYVMAVEIFVKDNFPSLPTNSQTPTEQHLNDVMSLICNTVTVLVPVLEDSVLVNYLLDSYNQHLFGMFSLLMDRSSSVKDSFFLLQWVKKAYFRPDHKGCLDTENGVLSLSDPFLLADWLEYSKQKLLILLQDKISTTLHNILQHDEPNSVGEDSNEEACIQVQLDVIQCLNAPIQASETISHTLKNDVQRLCCNELHTFMEKYMNAQGADEANLLYHFKRLHTCRQLRSYALSIIDPNNDTDSSTLLMLENTETQVLSSVHQCFGKLAKDNLENYFNNEGGRLKNIMTRILKMLSSLPKVEQGEETKQLIVKAALASVTRAYLQCLMRRKYQKLEKSWDDVEKRIMQDAEYLNVNFANENGSDYEQKILLLKMGEIVQCRDLDALKLLCSELYMKFPKESEEYIPTLLRWRGELSRKQIKEVIDVSRDLVGNGDHVRPHPCMSWWCCLS, encoded by the exons ATGCCGAGATTTTTGAAAACCTTGAAccattttaagaaaaaatgtcaaaataggGAAAATGAAAGTTTGGTGAGCCAGATGAACCCGGAGTCCACTGAGCATGCATATG AAAATCCCGAACAAAACAGTTTGCTTATGAAGACAAAAGACAAGTTTGATGAAGATCCCCGAATGTATGACCAAGAAACAACCCCCCCAATTCTCACAGATGCACTTTCTGGAGCCAGACATATCCAGGAGCTAAAAGATGCAGCTGAGCAGGTGAAACAGTGGAAAAATCCAAATGGCATCACACCTTATGGAAATATAGGCTCTGGCACCTACTCTCAGTGCAGGTTGAAAGACTACGTCATGGCAGTGGAAATATTTGTAAAAGACAACTTTCCTTCACTGCCAACAAACTCACAGACACCCACTGAGCAACACCTGAATGATGTGATGAGTCTGATATGCAACACGGTGACTGTTTTAGTGCCAGTCTTGGAGGATTCAGTACTAGTGAATTACCTGCTTGACAGTTATAATCAGCACTTGTTTGGCATGTTCTCCTTGTTAATGGATAGAAGTTCATCAGTAAAAGACTCCTTCTTCCTTCTACAATGGGTGAAAAAGGCATATTTTAG GCCGGACCATAAAGGATGCCTGGATACAGAGAATGGTGTACTCAGTCTATCAGACCCTTTCTTGCTTGCTGACTGGTTGGAGTATTCAAAGCAGAAACTTCTCATACTCCTTCAGGACAAAATCTCGACCACCCTGCACAATATCCTGCAACATGATGAGCCTAATAGTGTTGGTGAAGACAGCAACGAAGAGGCTTGCATTCAAGTCCAACTCGACGTTATACAG TGTCTAAATGCTCCCATTCAGGCAAGTGAAACAATCAGCCACACCCTTAAAAATGATGTACAAAGACTTTGTTGCAATGAACTTCACACTTTCATGGAGAA GTATATGAATGCACAGGGGGCAGATGAGGCAAATTTACTGTATCACTTCAAGAGACTTCATACCTGTAGGCAGCTCAG GTCCTATGCTTTGAGCATTATTGATCCAAACAATGACACAGATTCCTCAACTCTCCTGATGTTAGAAAACACGGAAACACAAGTTTTGTCCAGTGTCCATCAATGTTTTGGAAAGTTAGCAAAG GACAATTTAGAGAATTATTTCAACAATGAGGGCGGgcgtttaaaaaatataatgacCAGAATTCTAAAGATGCTTTCATCTTTACCCAAAGTGGAACAGGGAGAGGAGACAAAACAG CTTATTGTAAAAGCAGCATTAGCCAGTGTTACAAGAGCATACCTGCAGTGTTTAATGCGGAGAAAGTACCAGAAATTGGAAAAGAGTTGGGATGATGTGGAAAAGAGGATAATGCAGGATGCTGAATATTTGAACGTAAACTTTGCAAATGAG AATGGAAGTGATTATGAGCAGAAAATTCTCCTGTTAAAAATGGGCGAGATTGTACAATGCCGTGATCTAGATGCTCTTAAGCTTCTTTGCTCAGAACTGTACATGAAATTCCCTAAGGAGAG TGAGGAGTACATACCTACCCTTCTGCGCTGGAGAGGGGAATTGTCAAGAAAACAGATTAAGGAAGTAATTGATGTGAGTAGGGACCTTGTCGGAAATGGAGACCATGTCAGACCCCATCCCTGTATGTCCTGGTGGTGCTGTCTTTCTTGA